The following proteins come from a genomic window of Denitromonas sp.:
- the leuD gene encoding 3-isopropylmalate dehydratase small subunit, with product MRAFTTLDGLVAPLDRANVDTDAIIPKQFLKSIQRSGFGPNLFDEWRYLDRGEPGMDARQRQPNPDFVLNQPRYAGAQILLTRDNFGCGSSREHAPWALDDYGFRALIGTSFADIFFNNCFKNGVLPIRLPAEVVDRLFAACVASEGYRLRIDLAAQQVIEPNGTAHAFEIDAFRKECLLNGWDEIGLTLRHEDEIRAFEARRKAEHPYYFR from the coding sequence ATGCGTGCGTTTACAACACTCGATGGACTCGTCGCTCCGCTCGACCGGGCGAACGTGGATACCGATGCGATCATCCCCAAGCAGTTCCTGAAGTCGATCCAGCGTAGCGGTTTCGGCCCGAACCTGTTTGACGAATGGCGCTACCTGGATCGTGGCGAACCGGGCATGGACGCGCGCCAGCGCCAGCCGAATCCGGACTTCGTGCTCAACCAGCCACGCTACGCCGGGGCGCAGATCCTGCTGACCCGCGACAACTTCGGCTGCGGCAGCTCGCGCGAGCATGCGCCCTGGGCGCTGGATGACTACGGCTTCCGCGCGCTGATCGGCACCAGCTTTGCCGACATCTTCTTCAACAACTGCTTCAAGAACGGCGTGCTGCCGATCCGGCTGCCAGCCGAGGTGGTCGACCGCCTGTTTGCCGCCTGTGTGGCGAGCGAGGGCTACCGGCTGCGCATCGATCTGGCGGCCCAGCAGGTCATCGAGCCGAACGGCACGGCCCATGCGTTCGAGATTGACGCCTTCCGCAAGGAGTGCCTGCTCAACGGCTGGGACGAGATCGGCCTGACCCTGCGCCATGAAGATGAGATCCGTGCCTTCGAAGCCCGCCGCAAGGCCGAGCATCCCTATTACTTCCGCTGA
- a CDS encoding efflux RND transporter periplasmic adaptor subunit gives MPIAALAAAVLALSGCGRDAPATQNSAPPPSPVSVITATPTDVEVSFEYPARLHGAREVEIRPRVSGILLKRNYQEGARVKAGQSLFQIDPVPSETAVARAEAELASARARLEQTRREAERLKPLVAAKAAAQRDFDDAASNLAVAAADEQAARARLKEARLSLKYTRVESPIDGITSRALQSEGSLLAGPETLLAVVTQTDPIQVRFGLPDTDRARIDGGIASGRLKLPADGQFRVRVLGEAHAAHNATGQLDFTDVRIDPRTGSSEAQADLPNPERHLRPGEFVRVRLEGAVRPNAIAVPQRAVLEGPTGRFVLRGRPRPRRRTPGHATGLGG, from the coding sequence TTGCCGATTGCCGCTCTCGCCGCCGCCGTCCTGGCGCTCAGCGGCTGCGGCCGCGACGCCCCCGCCACACAGAACAGCGCACCACCGCCCTCGCCGGTCAGCGTCATCACCGCCACCCCCACCGACGTCGAAGTCAGCTTCGAGTACCCGGCCCGCCTGCACGGCGCGCGCGAGGTGGAGATCCGCCCACGCGTCAGCGGCATCCTGCTCAAGCGCAACTACCAGGAAGGCGCGCGCGTCAAGGCGGGACAATCGCTCTTCCAGATCGACCCCGTCCCCAGCGAGACGGCCGTGGCGCGTGCCGAGGCGGAGCTCGCCTCGGCGCGGGCGCGTCTCGAGCAGACCCGCCGTGAAGCCGAGCGCCTCAAGCCGCTGGTGGCAGCCAAGGCCGCCGCCCAGCGCGACTTCGACGACGCCGCCTCCAACCTCGCCGTCGCCGCTGCCGATGAACAGGCCGCGCGCGCCCGGCTGAAGGAAGCGCGCCTGTCGCTCAAATACACCCGCGTCGAGTCACCCATCGACGGCATCACTTCGCGCGCCCTGCAATCCGAAGGCAGCTTGCTGGCCGGCCCCGAAACCCTGCTGGCGGTGGTCACCCAGACCGACCCGATCCAGGTGCGCTTCGGCCTGCCGGACACCGACCGCGCCCGCATCGACGGCGGCATCGCCTCAGGCCGGCTGAAGCTGCCCGCGGACGGCCAGTTCCGCGTCCGCGTCCTGGGCGAGGCTCACGCGGCGCACAACGCCACCGGCCAGCTCGATTTCACCGATGTGCGCATCGACCCGCGCACCGGCAGCAGCGAAGCCCAGGCCGACCTGCCCAACCCCGAGCGCCATCTGCGCCCCGGCGAGTTCGTGCGTGTGCGCCTCGAGGGCGCGGTCCGTCCCAACGCCATCGCCGTGCCCCAGCGTGCCGTGCTCGAGGGGCCGACCGGACGCTTCGTTCTACGTGGTCGACCAAGGCCGCGCCGCCGTACGCCCGGTCACGCCACTGGACTGGGTGGCTGA
- a CDS encoding MFS transporter — MLPYWRLSGYYFFYFAFIGAFSPYFTLYLQSLSFSATDIAILMSLMQVMRILAPNLWGWLADRLGARMPIVRLSAIASLAGFGVFFLTTRFEGIFVGMAIMAFFWSAALPLVESLTFGHLAGQSARYGNIRLWGSIGFIVAVLGIGHALSWLPVASQLWMTASVLAGIAVLAFCVPEAPSVPHHHDSPGLAAVLRRRDVRTLLTGAFLMSAAHGVWYVFYSILLVGAGYSKALVGWMWAIGVVAEIAVFMIMPRVMARFSLRQILLFAFAAATLRFAMIGWGVESLTVLVLAQLLHGATFGANHAASIAAVNRWFPGRLQARGQAIYGSLSFGAGGMLGGLLSGYTWDWIGPAWSFTIGSVFGLIGWWVVWRGWRDESQQEKQHA, encoded by the coding sequence ATGCTTCCCTACTGGCGCCTGTCGGGTTACTACTTCTTCTATTTCGCCTTCATCGGCGCCTTCTCGCCGTACTTCACGCTCTACCTGCAGTCGCTGAGTTTTTCGGCCACGGACATCGCCATCCTGATGTCGCTGATGCAGGTCATGCGCATCCTCGCCCCGAATCTGTGGGGCTGGCTGGCCGACCGCCTCGGTGCGCGAATGCCGATCGTGCGGTTGTCGGCGATCGCGTCGCTGGCCGGGTTTGGCGTCTTCTTCCTGACCACCCGCTTCGAGGGCATTTTCGTCGGCATGGCGATCATGGCGTTTTTCTGGAGCGCCGCCTTGCCGCTGGTCGAAAGCCTCACCTTCGGTCATCTCGCCGGGCAGTCGGCGCGTTACGGCAATATCCGGCTGTGGGGGTCGATCGGCTTCATCGTGGCGGTGCTCGGCATTGGCCATGCCCTGAGCTGGCTGCCGGTGGCCAGCCAGTTGTGGATGACCGCCTCGGTGCTGGCCGGCATCGCCGTGCTGGCGTTCTGTGTGCCCGAGGCGCCCAGCGTGCCGCACCATCACGACAGCCCCGGCCTGGCCGCCGTGCTGCGCCGGCGCGATGTGCGCACCTTGCTGACCGGTGCCTTCCTGATGTCGGCCGCGCACGGGGTCTGGTATGTGTTCTATTCCATCCTGCTGGTCGGGGCCGGGTACTCCAAGGCGCTGGTGGGCTGGATGTGGGCGATCGGCGTGGTGGCAGAGATCGCGGTGTTCATGATCATGCCGCGGGTGATGGCGCGCTTCAGTCTGCGGCAGATCCTGTTGTTCGCCTTCGCCGCGGCGACGCTGCGCTTTGCGATGATCGGCTGGGGCGTGGAGTCGCTGACGGTGCTGGTGCTGGCGCAACTGCTGCACGGGGCCACCTTCGGCGCCAACCACGCAGCCTCGATTGCCGCGGTCAACCGCTGGTTTCCGGGGCGACTCCAGGCGCGCGGTCAGGCGATCTATGGCAGCCTGAGCTTTGGTGCCGGCGGGATGCTGGGCGGATTGCTCAGCGGTTACACTTGGGACTGGATTGGCCCTGCATGGTCATTCACCATCGGTTCGGTGTTCGGATTGATCGGCTGGTGGGTGGTCTGGCGGGGCTGGCGTGATGAATCGCAACAGGAGAAACAGCATGCTTGA
- the aroC gene encoding chorismate synthase codes for MSGNSLGKLFCVSSFGESHGPAIGCVVNGCPPGLAISEADIQAELDRRKPGTSRHVTQRREPDTVEILSGVYEGVTTGTPIALLIRNQDQRSKDYSNIAETFRPGHADYGYWQKYGIRDPRGGGRSSARETAVRVAAGAIARKWLSERYGIVIRGYMAQLGPIEIPFNAWEDLDAEGNAFFAPNVAMLPELDAFMDELRKSGDSIGARINVVASGVPVGWGEPVYDRLDADIAYAMMSINAVKGVEIGAGFHSVVQRGTEHSDEMTPAGYLSNHAGGVLGGISSGQDVMVSMAIKPTSSIRLDRRSINKAGEPVIVNTHGRHDPCVGIRATPIAESMLALVLMDHALRHRAQNADVACPTPKIAALAPDGMQAVPSPGRRADGD; via the coding sequence ATGTCCGGCAATTCTCTAGGCAAGCTGTTTTGCGTGTCGTCCTTCGGCGAGTCGCATGGTCCGGCCATTGGCTGCGTGGTCAACGGTTGCCCCCCGGGGCTGGCGATCAGCGAGGCGGACATCCAGGCCGAGCTCGACCGGCGCAAGCCGGGCACCTCGCGCCATGTCACGCAGCGCCGCGAACCGGATACGGTCGAGATCCTGTCGGGGGTGTACGAGGGGGTGACCACCGGCACGCCGATTGCGCTGCTGATCCGCAACCAGGACCAGCGCAGCAAGGATTACTCCAACATCGCCGAGACCTTCCGCCCCGGTCACGCCGACTACGGCTACTGGCAGAAGTACGGCATTCGCGATCCGCGCGGTGGTGGTCGTTCCTCGGCCCGCGAAACCGCGGTGCGTGTGGCCGCCGGTGCGATTGCCCGCAAGTGGCTGAGCGAGCGCTACGGCATCGTCATCCGCGGCTACATGGCGCAGCTCGGGCCGATCGAGATCCCGTTCAATGCCTGGGAGGACCTGGACGCCGAGGGCAATGCCTTCTTCGCCCCCAATGTGGCCATGCTGCCCGAGCTCGATGCCTTCATGGATGAGCTGCGCAAGTCGGGCGACTCGATCGGTGCGCGCATCAACGTGGTGGCCTCGGGCGTGCCGGTCGGCTGGGGCGAGCCGGTGTACGACCGCCTCGATGCCGACATCGCCTACGCGATGATGAGCATCAACGCCGTCAAGGGCGTCGAGATCGGCGCCGGCTTCCACAGCGTGGTGCAGCGTGGTACCGAGCACTCGGACGAAATGACGCCGGCGGGCTATCTGTCGAACCACGCCGGTGGCGTGCTGGGCGGCATCTCCAGCGGGCAGGACGTGATGGTGAGCATGGCGATCAAGCCAACCTCCAGCATCCGCCTGGACCGCCGCTCGATCAACAAGGCCGGCGAGCCGGTGATCGTCAACACCCACGGCCGGCACGACCCCTGCGTGGGCATCCGTGCCACGCCGATCGCCGAGTCGATGCTGGCGCTGGTGCTGATGGACCATGCGCTGCGCCACCGTGCGCAGAACGCCGATGTGGCCTGCCCGACGCCCAAGATCGCCGCCCTCGCGCCGGACGGCATGCAGGCCGTGCCCTCGCCGGGGCGGCGCGCCGATGGCGATTGA
- a CDS encoding M48 family metallopeptidase: MLERWSRWCVAAAAALVLAGCQTIQTTQGGALGVDRGQSMLVSASEVEKASAQQYAQVIEAARKKGMLNGDRRMLTRVRGIANRLIPQTAAFRPDAPGWQWEVNVIDSDELNAWCMAGGKIAFYRGLIDRLKLTDDEIAAVMGHEIAHALREHARERVSQAMVTNIGVSVLSAAVGLGQPGAELMGTVAKVSFELPNSRLHETEADSMGVELAARAGYDPRAAVGLWDKMAGQSNGAPPEWLSTHPSHSTRKAELARDAARVMPIYEATRRR; the protein is encoded by the coding sequence ATGCTTGAACGGTGGAGTCGTTGGTGTGTCGCGGCGGCTGCGGCGCTGGTGCTGGCGGGGTGCCAGACCATCCAGACGACGCAGGGCGGCGCGCTGGGGGTCGATCGCGGGCAGTCGATGCTGGTGTCGGCATCGGAGGTGGAGAAGGCGTCGGCGCAGCAGTACGCGCAAGTCATCGAGGCGGCGCGCAAGAAAGGCATGCTCAACGGCGATCGCCGCATGCTGACGCGGGTGCGTGGCATCGCCAACCGGCTGATCCCGCAGACGGCCGCGTTCCGTCCCGATGCGCCGGGGTGGCAGTGGGAGGTGAACGTGATCGACTCGGACGAGTTGAACGCCTGGTGCATGGCTGGCGGCAAGATCGCGTTCTACCGCGGGCTGATTGACCGGCTGAAACTCACCGACGACGAGATCGCGGCGGTGATGGGGCACGAGATTGCCCACGCGCTGCGCGAGCATGCCCGCGAGCGGGTCTCGCAGGCCATGGTGACCAACATTGGCGTCTCGGTGCTCAGTGCCGCGGTTGGCCTGGGGCAGCCGGGCGCCGAGTTGATGGGTACGGTGGCCAAGGTCAGCTTCGAGCTGCCCAACTCGCGTCTGCACGAGACCGAGGCCGACAGCATGGGTGTGGAGCTGGCTGCCCGTGCCGGCTACGACCCGCGCGCCGCGGTGGGGCTGTGGGACAAGATGGCGGGGCAGAGCAATGGTGCGCCGCCGGAGTGGTTGTCGACCCACCCCTCGCATTCGACCCGCAAGGCCGAGCTGGCGCGCGATGCCGCGCGGGTGATGCCGATTTACGAGGCGACCCGGCGACGCTGA
- a CDS encoding TetR family transcriptional regulator, with amino-acid sequence MVRKTKEDALETRNTILDAAESVFYLKGVARTTLTDIAESAGVTRGAIYWHFANKGEVFDAMMRRAIDPLEAISEADYSTSTQPLEELRTRILTTIERIDSDPRYIRVFAIAMHKSEYVDEMVPLVDQCLECCDRHLLRQEQAIAVARQLGHLPAKVDPHRAALSLSAMIDGLIASWCLQPEVYSLDLAGNMIDCFFYGMKNGACG; translated from the coding sequence ATGGTGAGAAAGACCAAGGAAGATGCGCTGGAGACGCGAAATACCATCCTCGACGCGGCGGAGTCCGTGTTCTATCTCAAGGGGGTGGCACGCACGACGCTGACCGATATCGCCGAGTCGGCCGGGGTGACGCGTGGCGCGATCTACTGGCACTTCGCCAACAAGGGCGAGGTGTTCGATGCCATGATGCGCCGGGCCATCGACCCGCTCGAAGCGATTTCCGAGGCCGATTACAGCACCAGCACGCAGCCGCTGGAGGAGCTGCGCACGCGCATCCTGACCACCATCGAGCGTATCGACAGCGATCCGCGCTACATCCGGGTGTTCGCGATTGCCATGCATAAGTCAGAGTATGTGGACGAGATGGTGCCGCTGGTCGATCAATGCCTCGAGTGCTGCGACCGCCACCTACTGCGCCAGGAGCAGGCGATTGCCGTTGCGCGCCAGCTGGGGCATCTGCCCGCCAAGGTCGATCCGCACCGGGCGGCCTTGTCGCTGTCGGCGATGATCGATGGCCTCATCGCCAGCTGGTGCCTGCAGCCCGAGGTGTATTCGCTCGATCTGGCGGGCAACATGATCGACTGCTTTTTTTACGGTATGAAGAATGGCGCCTGTGGCTGA
- a CDS encoding entericidin A/B family lipoprotein codes for MKRLIALIVAVMAVGSLSACNTVRGVGQDIEKGGEAIQKAAKK; via the coding sequence ATGAAACGACTGATTGCCTTGATCGTGGCCGTGATGGCCGTGGGGAGCCTGTCGGCATGCAACACCGTGCGCGGCGTGGGCCAGGATATTGAAAAGGGTGGCGAAGCCATCCAGAAGGCGGCGAAAAAGTAA
- a CDS encoding YdcH family protein — MSLQAHDLHTEFPEYREAIHALKVSDSHFSRLFDRYHEVNRHVVRIEVEAQVATDPELEDLKKERLKLKDELFGLLQRYSPA; from the coding sequence ATGAGCCTGCAAGCCCATGATTTGCATACCGAGTTTCCCGAATACCGCGAGGCGATCCATGCGTTGAAGGTCTCGGACAGCCATTTCTCCCGCCTGTTCGATCGCTACCACGAGGTCAACCGCCATGTGGTGCGTATCGAGGTCGAGGCACAGGTGGCGACCGACCCCGAGCTCGAAGACCTGAAGAAGGAGCGCCTCAAGCTCAAGGATGAGCTGTTCGGCCTGCTGCAGCGATACAGCCCCGCCTGA
- the leuB gene encoding 3-isopropylmalate dehydrogenase — MKICVLPGDGIGPEIMAQALRVLDALRSDGLPFETETAHLGGCAVDAAGVPLPEETLKLAKAADAVLLGAVGGPQWDTLPREKRPERGLLGIRKALNLFANLRPAILYPELANASSLKPELVAGLDIMIVRELTGDIYFGQPRGIEERNGERVGYNTMIYSESEIRRIGKVAFEIAQKRGGKLCSVDKMNVLECTQLWRDVMIDMAADYPDVTLSHMLVDNAAMQLVKNPKQFDVVVTGNMFGDILSDEAAMLTGSIGMLPSASLDANNKGMYEPCHGSAPDIAGKGLANPLATILSVAMMLRYTFNQEAAAQRIEAAVKSVLAQGYRTGDIFETGTRKVGTVEMGDAVIAAL, encoded by the coding sequence ATGAAAATCTGTGTGCTGCCCGGTGATGGTATCGGCCCCGAAATCATGGCCCAGGCGCTGCGCGTGCTCGACGCCCTGCGCTCGGACGGACTGCCCTTTGAAACGGAAACCGCCCATCTGGGCGGCTGCGCCGTTGATGCGGCCGGCGTGCCGCTGCCCGAGGAAACGCTCAAGCTGGCCAAGGCGGCCGATGCCGTGCTGCTCGGCGCCGTCGGCGGCCCGCAGTGGGACACGCTGCCGCGCGAGAAGCGCCCCGAGCGCGGCCTGCTGGGCATCCGCAAGGCGCTGAACCTGTTCGCCAACCTGCGCCCGGCCATCCTGTATCCGGAGCTGGCCAACGCCTCGTCGCTCAAGCCCGAGCTGGTCGCCGGTCTGGACATCATGATCGTGCGCGAGCTCACCGGCGACATCTACTTCGGCCAGCCGCGCGGCATCGAAGAGCGCAACGGCGAGCGCGTGGGCTATAACACCATGATCTACAGCGAGTCGGAGATTCGCCGGATCGGCAAGGTGGCCTTCGAGATTGCCCAGAAGCGTGGCGGCAAGCTGTGCTCGGTCGACAAGATGAACGTCCTCGAATGCACCCAGCTGTGGCGCGACGTGATGATCGACATGGCGGCCGACTACCCGGATGTGACGCTCAGCCACATGCTGGTCGACAACGCCGCCATGCAGCTGGTGAAGAACCCGAAGCAGTTCGATGTGGTGGTGACCGGCAACATGTTCGGCGACATCCTGTCCGACGAAGCGGCCATGCTCACCGGCTCCATCGGCATGCTGCCCTCGGCCTCGCTCGATGCGAACAACAAGGGCATGTACGAGCCCTGCCACGGCTCGGCACCGGACATCGCCGGCAAGGGCCTGGCCAACCCGCTGGCGACCATCCTGTCGGTGGCCATGATGCTGCGCTACACCTTCAATCAGGAGGCCGCGGCGCAGCGCATCGAGGCCGCGGTCAAGTCGGTGCTGGCACAGGGCTATCGCACGGGCGACATCTTCGAGACCGGCACGCGCAAGGTCGGCACGGTGGAAATGGGCGACGCGGTGATCGCGGCGCTCTGA